Proteins from a genomic interval of Sporolactobacillus sp. Y61:
- the xseA gene encoding exodeoxyribonuclease VII large subunit — protein sequence MIENDKYISVTRLTRYIRQMLESDRALQEVWLKGEISNFKRHSRGHLYLTLKDKNARIRAVMFASSARHLNFEPKDGMKVLVHGSISLYEPYGEYQIYIRQMEQDGLGRLFLAYEALKRKLQTEGLFEEAHKKVIPPVAYEIGIITSPTGAAVRDLFTTIKRRFPAARITLFPVLVQGADAAPSIASAITRANQMRALDLLIVGRGGGSIEDLWAFNEEIVARAIFQSRLPVISAVGHETDFTIADFVADKRAPTPTAAGEFAVPDVRELERRIDQLFTRIQRALQNKLIREKERLSRLNKSYAFRYPGQLILQKAQEHDRLFERMKRAGSRLTSQYGDRLNVLDRLLEKDRPNELIARAHKILSDRTAQLIRSADHYRKTRQSAYEHMVLQLNALSPLKVMARGYSIVYDQDKHLVRSVKDVSPGDPLSVRLRDGNIDCQIWGIEEAEKNE from the coding sequence ATGATAGAAAACGATAAATATATCAGCGTAACCAGACTGACACGTTATATCAGGCAGATGCTTGAGTCAGACAGAGCACTTCAGGAAGTGTGGCTGAAAGGTGAAATTTCTAATTTTAAGCGACACTCCAGGGGACATCTCTATTTAACTCTGAAGGATAAGAATGCCAGAATCAGAGCCGTTATGTTTGCCAGCAGTGCAAGACATCTCAACTTTGAACCGAAAGACGGAATGAAAGTGCTTGTCCACGGCTCAATTTCTCTTTACGAACCTTATGGTGAATATCAGATTTATATTCGCCAGATGGAGCAGGACGGGCTTGGCCGACTGTTTCTTGCATATGAAGCATTAAAGCGAAAATTGCAGACTGAGGGCCTGTTTGAGGAAGCTCATAAAAAGGTTATTCCGCCTGTCGCTTACGAAATTGGTATCATCACTTCTCCAACAGGAGCAGCCGTACGCGATCTCTTTACAACAATCAAACGCAGATTCCCGGCCGCACGCATCACTCTTTTTCCGGTCCTGGTTCAGGGAGCTGATGCGGCTCCTTCGATTGCTTCAGCCATCACCAGAGCAAATCAGATGAGGGCACTTGATCTCTTGATAGTCGGCCGGGGCGGCGGTTCTATCGAAGATTTATGGGCTTTCAATGAAGAAATCGTTGCACGGGCGATATTCCAGTCCAGACTTCCTGTTATTTCGGCTGTAGGGCACGAAACAGATTTTACAATCGCTGACTTTGTGGCAGATAAACGTGCGCCAACACCTACAGCAGCCGGTGAGTTTGCAGTACCCGATGTCAGGGAACTCGAAAGACGGATAGACCAATTGTTTACCAGAATTCAAAGAGCTCTGCAAAATAAATTAATCCGGGAGAAGGAGAGACTCAGCAGGTTAAATAAATCCTATGCTTTCAGATACCCTGGACAACTGATATTACAAAAGGCACAGGAGCATGACCGCCTGTTTGAAAGGATGAAAAGGGCGGGAAGCAGGCTGACCAGTCAGTATGGAGACAGGTTGAATGTCCTGGATCGTCTGCTTGAGAAAGATCGTCCGAACGAACTGATTGCGCGTGCACATAAGATTCTGTCTGATCGTACGGCTCAGCTCATTCGCTCTGCAGATCACTACCGGAAGACCAGGCAGTCGGCTTATGAACACATGGTTTTGCAGTTAAATGCCCTGAGCCCGCTTAAAGTGATGGCGCGGGGATATAGTATCGTGTATGATCAGGATAAACATCTGGTGAGATCGGTAAAGGATGTTTCGCCTGGAGATCCGTTATCTGTCAGGCTACGTGACGGAAATATTGATTGTCAGATATGGGGTATAGAGGAGGCTGAGAAAAATGAGTGA
- a CDS encoding tetrahydrofolate dehydrogenase/cyclohydrolase catalytic domain-containing protein produces the protein MTAKRIDGKKIAAEKKRAIRESVRKLGIVPGLAVILVGDDPASRSYIKGKSRDCRQAGFHSDFIHFPVTVSEQEVLDKIHELNERDDIHGILVQRPLPDHISGQKVVRAIRPSKDVDGSHPVNRGRLFAGQETFTPCTSAAIMEVLKAVHVPVAGKHVVIVGRSLIVGKPASLLFLNLDATVTICHSKTTSLSDYTKQGDILVVATGHAGLIGAEDIKPGAVVIDVGMNRNKDGKWVGDVAFSEASKKAGFITPVPGGVGPVTRAMLLANTLKAAEKLIKDNDPI, from the coding sequence ATGACCGCAAAACGGATTGACGGAAAGAAAATAGCGGCAGAGAAAAAACGTGCGATCAGGGAAAGCGTTAGAAAGTTGGGGATTGTTCCTGGACTGGCTGTTATTCTTGTCGGTGATGATCCGGCTTCCAGATCCTACATAAAAGGAAAAAGCAGAGACTGCAGACAGGCAGGCTTCCATTCAGATTTTATCCACTTCCCGGTCACTGTTTCGGAGCAGGAAGTGCTTGACAAAATCCATGAACTGAACGAACGTGATGATATTCATGGAATACTTGTACAGCGTCCTCTGCCGGATCATATTTCCGGACAGAAGGTCGTTCGCGCGATCAGACCGTCCAAGGATGTGGACGGATCTCATCCGGTCAACAGGGGACGGCTTTTTGCCGGACAGGAGACTTTTACACCTTGTACGTCAGCTGCCATTATGGAGGTGTTAAAAGCAGTTCATGTCCCTGTTGCCGGTAAACATGTCGTGATCGTCGGAAGAAGCCTTATTGTCGGAAAGCCCGCCTCCCTCCTTTTTCTGAATCTGGATGCGACAGTTACAATTTGCCATTCAAAGACGACGTCGCTCTCTGATTATACAAAACAGGGAGATATTCTCGTCGTCGCAACAGGACATGCGGGACTGATAGGGGCAGAAGATATTAAACCCGGGGCGGTGGTTATCGACGTTGGAATGAACCGCAATAAGGATGGAAAATGGGTCGGCGACGTCGCGTTTTCAGAAGCAAGCAAGAAGGCAGGATTTATTACCCCTGTACCGGGAGGAGTCGGTCCCGTGACCCGGGCGATGCTCCTCGCAAATACACTGAAAGCTGCTGAAAAATTAATCAAGGATAATGATCCGATATGA
- the nusB gene encoding transcription antitermination factor NusB, whose translation MNRRQARETALKVLFQMEVSGTERSTAVRAVNENDIPLDPFVNQLLDKTLNHLNDIDSIISKNLVNWSFDRLGNMDRTILRLAVCELRYFDDIPDTVTINEAVELCRTYSDEQSRRFVNGILSHISKE comes from the coding sequence ATGAATCGAAGACAGGCCAGAGAAACGGCATTGAAGGTACTCTTCCAGATGGAAGTAAGCGGTACGGAACGAAGTACCGCTGTCAGGGCCGTTAATGAGAATGATATTCCGCTGGATCCGTTTGTGAATCAATTGCTTGACAAGACGCTGAATCACTTGAATGATATTGACTCGATTATTTCCAAAAACCTTGTCAACTGGTCATTCGACCGGCTTGGAAATATGGATCGGACCATTTTACGCCTTGCTGTCTGTGAGCTTCGTTATTTTGATGATATACCAGACACCGTTACGATTAACGAAGCTGTAGAGCTTTGCCGGACGTACAGTGATGAACAATCAAGACGATTTGTTAACGGCATATTATCTCATATCTCCAAAGAATGA
- a CDS encoding Asp23/Gls24 family envelope stress response protein, with the protein MPEKENQLIDAEKLQGDLGKIEISPEVIQIIAGLAAIEVVGVGDTHGGVVEKLSGKKYGKGVKVDLTEDGIVIDVQLTINFGVSIPKVAEQVQDNIARALKRMTALDVHEINIHVVGVHFESKAGKNSGTD; encoded by the coding sequence ATGCCGGAAAAAGAAAATCAGCTGATTGATGCAGAGAAGCTGCAGGGAGATCTTGGAAAGATTGAAATTTCTCCTGAAGTGATTCAGATCATTGCCGGTCTGGCTGCAATAGAAGTTGTCGGTGTCGGAGATACACACGGCGGGGTCGTTGAGAAACTAAGCGGTAAAAAATATGGCAAGGGCGTTAAAGTGGATCTGACTGAGGACGGGATTGTGATCGATGTACAGCTTACGATTAATTTCGGTGTTTCGATCCCAAAAGTTGCCGAGCAGGTACAGGACAATATTGCCCGGGCTCTGAAACGGATGACAGCGCTGGATGTTCACGAAATTAACATCCATGTCGTTGGTGTACATTTTGAGTCAAAGGCGGGAAAAAACTCCGGGACAGACTGA
- the accC gene encoding acetyl-CoA carboxylase biotin carboxylase subunit has product MIKKVLVANRGEIAVRIIRACKELNIETVAVYSQADKDALHVQLADEAYCIGPNAPKDSYLNYTSLISIASLTGCDAVHPGYGFLSENADFAEMCEECNLIFIGPSSEAISKMGIKDVAKQTMKEAGVPVVPGSNGVINSVEDGVKIASDIGYPVLIKATAGGGGKGIRVARNEKELKNGIAVTRQEADTSFGNPGLYIEKYIENFRHVEIQVLADGHGHVIHLGERDCTIQRRLQKLLEESPSPALTEAKRQEMGRAAVRAAKAVHYCGAGTIEFIYEPDGSFYFMEMNTRIQVEHGVTEYVTGIDLIKEQIRIASGEPLTIKQEDVHLSGHAIECRINAENPDQNFMPSCGRVETYLPPGGPGVRVDSAVYQGYFIPPYYDSMVAKVMTYGKTREDAIAIMKRALGEYVIEGIHTTIPFHLRLLNHPVFVSGKFNTRFLKTYPLTDEE; this is encoded by the coding sequence ATGATAAAAAAAGTACTTGTTGCAAACAGAGGAGAAATTGCGGTTAGAATTATCCGTGCATGTAAAGAATTGAATATTGAAACCGTTGCTGTCTATTCTCAGGCGGACAAGGATGCGCTTCATGTTCAGCTGGCAGATGAGGCATACTGTATTGGGCCGAATGCGCCAAAGGACAGTTATCTGAACTACACCAGCCTGATCAGTATCGCTTCATTGACGGGTTGTGATGCGGTTCATCCCGGATACGGGTTCCTGTCCGAAAATGCCGATTTTGCAGAAATGTGTGAGGAATGCAATCTGATTTTCATCGGACCTTCTTCCGAAGCCATAAGCAAAATGGGGATAAAGGATGTCGCAAAACAAACCATGAAAGAAGCGGGGGTTCCCGTTGTTCCGGGATCAAACGGAGTCATTAACAGCGTGGAAGATGGTGTGAAAATTGCTTCAGATATTGGTTATCCGGTACTGATTAAAGCCACAGCAGGTGGTGGCGGTAAAGGGATCCGGGTTGCACGTAATGAGAAGGAACTCAAGAATGGTATTGCCGTTACCCGGCAGGAAGCGGATACGTCTTTCGGTAACCCGGGACTATATATTGAAAAGTATATTGAGAATTTCCGGCACGTTGAAATCCAGGTTCTTGCTGACGGGCACGGGCATGTGATCCATCTGGGTGAACGCGATTGTACTATTCAAAGACGTCTGCAGAAACTTCTGGAAGAATCACCGTCCCCGGCACTTACTGAAGCAAAACGGCAGGAGATGGGACGGGCGGCTGTCCGTGCGGCAAAAGCTGTTCATTACTGTGGCGCCGGAACCATCGAATTCATCTATGAGCCGGACGGTTCTTTTTACTTCATGGAAATGAACACACGGATTCAGGTAGAACATGGCGTTACGGAATATGTGACAGGCATAGATTTAATAAAGGAACAGATCCGGATTGCCTCCGGAGAACCTTTGACGATAAAACAGGAAGATGTTCATCTTTCAGGTCACGCGATCGAGTGCAGAATCAACGCTGAAAATCCTGACCAGAACTTTATGCCCTCCTGTGGAAGGGTGGAGACTTATCTGCCGCCGGGTGGTCCGGGTGTACGCGTTGATTCCGCAGTGTATCAGGGATACTTCATCCCACCTTATTATGACTCGATGGTGGCTAAAGTGATGACGTATGGAAAAACAAGAGAGGATGCCATCGCGATTATGAAGCGTGCGCTTGGAGAATATGTCATTGAAGGTATTCATACAACCATTCCATTTCATCTGCGTCTGTTAAATCATCCTGTTTTCGTAAGTGGAAAGTTCAACACGAGATTTTTAAAAACTTATCCGCTCACTGATGAGGAATAA
- the accB gene encoding acetyl-CoA carboxylase biotin carboxyl carrier protein, giving the protein MFSIDDIKALIKEIDSSSINELKIESEKGKLVLRKPGSRRETTALQTVQPVTTQSSGAQISQPAAGAPAKDNQADQDESLHKITSPMVGTFYTSSSPDSDPFVKKGSKVDKKTVVCIVEAMKLFNEIEAECKGTIVDVLAEDGQLVEYGQPLFLVKED; this is encoded by the coding sequence TTGTTTAGTATCGATGATATTAAAGCCTTGATAAAGGAGATAGATTCATCTTCAATCAACGAGCTTAAAATTGAGTCTGAAAAGGGAAAACTGGTACTGCGTAAACCGGGCAGCCGCCGGGAAACGACAGCTCTGCAGACTGTCCAGCCTGTTACCACACAATCTTCGGGTGCACAGATTTCTCAGCCTGCGGCCGGTGCCCCTGCAAAAGATAATCAGGCTGATCAGGATGAAAGTCTGCACAAGATCACTTCACCCATGGTCGGCACTTTTTATACCTCATCTTCACCGGACTCTGATCCTTTTGTTAAAAAGGGATCAAAAGTTGATAAAAAAACAGTGGTCTGTATCGTTGAAGCGATGAAACTCTTTAATGAAATAGAAGCCGAGTGCAAGGGGACCATCGTTGATGTTCTGGCTGAAGACGGTCAGCTCGTTGAATATGGTCAGCCGCTGTTCCTGGTCAAAGAAGATTAA
- a CDS encoding SpoIIIAH-like family protein: MLKKQTVWLLTMLSLIVVLSVYALTAPGQSDDKMADSDPASTEQASTNQDKGASAARVTEDKLGQLQLDKADERSRAQEKYESVIASEKSSAEEVSAAYDDMQALNTLANNERVLEDVIQSKGFEDAVVTTKGSQVQIFVMADKLTGKQANEVIRLANEYLGTGRVVSVSYALNKK, from the coding sequence ATGTTAAAAAAGCAGACGGTTTGGCTATTAACGATGCTCAGCCTGATTGTTGTTCTTTCGGTCTATGCATTAACCGCTCCCGGACAGAGTGATGATAAAATGGCAGATTCAGATCCGGCATCCACTGAACAGGCGTCAACGAATCAAGACAAAGGGGCGTCTGCTGCGCGGGTAACCGAAGATAAACTCGGTCAGCTCCAGCTGGATAAGGCTGATGAACGAAGCCGGGCACAGGAAAAATATGAGAGCGTCATCGCTTCTGAGAAAAGCAGTGCTGAAGAAGTCAGCGCAGCTTATGATGACATGCAGGCACTGAATACTCTGGCAAATAACGAGCGGGTACTTGAGGATGTCATTCAGTCGAAAGGTTTTGAAGATGCTGTTGTGACAACGAAAGGAAGTCAGGTTCAGATTTTTGTTATGGCTGATAAACTGACAGGAAAACAGGCGAATGAGGTGATCAGACTGGCAAATGAATATTTAGGAACAGGCAGAGTGGTCAGTGTCAGTTATGCATTAAATAAAAAATAG
- the spoIIIAG gene encoding stage III sporulation protein AG: MRRLLNLLKKQLTAFKETGGKKEKKQKSLLVKFVLLAMVGVALLLGNRLMSAPEDTGQDNSRQVFSSQDAGKLSEIKTGGKKEVPMAEYESYMNQNLKNILEQIKDVSEVSVMVSFSSTEKNIYQNNIKTQENQTVENDQKGGTRHVDEQNEDSQVVMIDNNGSKEPVVIGKEQPAVRGVIVVARGADRPSVRAEIMEAVATVLDIPTYKVKVLQKSE; encoded by the coding sequence GTGCGGCGGTTGCTCAACTTATTGAAAAAACAATTAACAGCATTTAAGGAGACCGGCGGAAAAAAGGAAAAGAAGCAGAAATCATTATTGGTCAAGTTCGTGCTTCTTGCCATGGTCGGGGTCGCGCTGCTGCTTGGCAATCGTCTGATGTCCGCACCTGAAGATACCGGACAGGATAACAGCCGTCAGGTTTTCAGCAGCCAGGATGCCGGAAAACTGTCGGAAATAAAGACCGGCGGGAAAAAGGAAGTTCCCATGGCTGAATATGAATCCTATATGAATCAGAACCTGAAAAATATCCTGGAACAAATAAAGGATGTTTCCGAAGTTTCTGTGATGGTCTCTTTTTCCTCCACTGAAAAGAATATTTATCAAAACAATATAAAGACACAGGAGAACCAGACCGTTGAAAATGATCAAAAAGGCGGGACAAGACACGTTGACGAGCAAAATGAGGACAGCCAGGTGGTGATGATCGACAATAACGGCAGTAAGGAACCTGTTGTCATCGGGAAAGAGCAGCCTGCCGTCCGCGGCGTGATTGTTGTTGCCCGAGGCGCTGACCGCCCCTCGGTACGAGCTGAAATCATGGAGGCCGTCGCCACGGTACTGGACATTCCAACCTATAAAGTTAAAGTGTTACAGAAGAGTGAATAA
- a CDS encoding stage III sporulation protein AF — MIRDIGSSEIGKEIKNETALQKKDIEEGQAAYIQEQVAVQLKSRVQEELIETYGVQIHHINLSVEQSKNREVSISSAEVFLEQADPEKNHTATGGEHEQPVRPIEEVTVAVEPKDTSDSGSGQESVDNSRILSFLAGRWEMDKKFISLRMEGGT; from the coding sequence CTGATACGTGATATAGGCTCCTCAGAGATAGGAAAGGAAATAAAAAATGAAACAGCCCTGCAAAAAAAAGATATAGAAGAAGGACAGGCTGCATATATTCAAGAACAGGTGGCCGTTCAATTGAAAAGCCGGGTACAGGAGGAGTTGATTGAGACATACGGCGTACAAATACATCATATTAATCTATCGGTCGAACAATCGAAAAACAGAGAGGTTTCCATCTCCAGTGCAGAGGTTTTTCTTGAACAGGCAGATCCGGAGAAGAACCACACAGCTACCGGTGGTGAGCATGAGCAGCCGGTCAGACCGATTGAAGAAGTTACAGTAGCTGTTGAGCCGAAGGACACCTCTGATTCCGGAAGTGGACAAGAATCTGTAGACAACAGCAGAATCCTCTCTTTTCTTGCCGGGCGGTGGGAGATGGATAAAAAATTCATTTCGCTCCGCATGGAAGGAGGGACATAA
- the spoIIIAF gene encoding stage III sporulation protein AF — MSYLSGWISQLVLIVLFAVILEILLPSGGFQKYVKLVVGLVLIVVLLDPVMKLFQIDPGL; from the coding sequence ATGAGTTATCTTTCCGGCTGGATCTCCCAGCTTGTCCTGATCGTTCTGTTTGCTGTTATTCTCGAAATTCTGCTTCCTTCCGGAGGATTTCAGAAATATGTAAAACTCGTTGTCGGACTTGTCCTGATCGTTGTCCTGCTTGATCCGGTGATGAAGCTGTTTCAGATCGATCCGGGACTCTGA
- the spoIIIAD gene encoding stage III sporulation protein AD: MDILQIAGLGLAATFLALVLKEKNPVFALLLSVIVGTFIFIMLIDQIRLVLDMLRKMAVTAHLNGAYVATVLKIIGIAYIAEFSIQIAKDAGQNALAGKIELAGKILILVMAIPILTAIIETVVNMMPQIGGM, encoded by the coding sequence ATGGATATATTGCAAATTGCCGGGCTTGGACTGGCTGCAACATTTCTTGCCCTTGTTCTGAAAGAGAAAAATCCGGTCTTCGCTCTGCTGCTTTCCGTGATTGTCGGTACTTTTATTTTTATCATGCTGATCGACCAGATCAGACTGGTTCTGGACATGTTAAGGAAAATGGCTGTTACTGCACACCTCAACGGGGCTTATGTGGCAACGGTTCTGAAAATAATCGGTATCGCCTACATTGCCGAATTTTCCATTCAGATTGCCAAAGATGCCGGTCAGAATGCGCTTGCCGGGAAAATAGAGCTGGCAGGAAAAATCCTGATTCTGGTCATGGCGATCCCGATTTTGACGGCAATTATTGAGACCGTAGTGAACATGATGCCACAGATAGGAGGCATGTGA
- the spoIIIAC gene encoding stage III sporulation protein AC, whose translation MSLDVNTIFQIAGIGIIVAMIQTVLKQMGKDDWAQWVTLIGFVVILYMAATMIDDLFEKIKNVFLFL comes from the coding sequence ATGTCCCTTGATGTGAATACCATCTTTCAAATAGCAGGAATAGGGATCATTGTGGCGATGATCCAGACGGTTCTGAAACAGATGGGAAAAGACGACTGGGCTCAGTGGGTTACTCTGATTGGATTTGTCGTTATCTTATATATGGCTGCAACGATGATTGACGACCTGTTTGAAAAAATAAAGAATGTTTTTCTGTTTCTGTAG
- the spoIIIAB gene encoding stage III sporulation protein SpoIIIAB, whose protein sequence is MIWIMGSLMIIAASTGAGMLIASRFRARPKEIRQWMSALQSIEAEIVYGRVPVAELAEHLAGQLPDPVGSYFSSLRKNLQEAGLSLRESWTKALEEYWLDTALKKSEKEILLQFGTTLGNEDADNQQKHIHLALAHLRRQESEARAAQSANEKMARSLGFLSGLLLALMFI, encoded by the coding sequence ATGATTTGGATAATGGGTTCACTGATGATTATTGCCGCCTCGACCGGGGCGGGCATGCTGATTGCCTCCCGCTTCCGGGCAAGGCCTAAAGAAATTCGTCAATGGATGTCTGCGCTTCAGTCTATAGAAGCGGAAATCGTTTATGGCCGCGTTCCGGTAGCTGAACTTGCAGAGCACCTGGCAGGACAATTACCGGATCCTGTCGGAAGTTATTTCAGCAGCCTGAGAAAAAATTTACAGGAGGCTGGCCTGTCCCTTCGTGAGTCCTGGACGAAAGCTTTGGAAGAATATTGGTTGGATACAGCGCTGAAGAAAAGTGAGAAAGAAATCCTGCTTCAGTTTGGCACCACACTGGGTAACGAAGACGCAGATAACCAGCAAAAGCATATCCATCTTGCGCTCGCCCATCTCAGGCGGCAGGAATCGGAAGCAAGGGCGGCGCAATCGGCTAATGAGAAAATGGCCAGAAGCCTTGGCTTTTTGTCAGGTCTCTTGCTGGCGCTTATGTTTATCTGA
- the spoIIIAA gene encoding stage III sporulation protein AA — MKEIIPFLPEPFQKVITCMPVEQLALLEEIRCRAGRPLELIVSGKVWHPDEGVLPVLSLTQAKEMLQKMGNYSLYALDEELKRGYVTISGGHRVGLAGRVITQNGHVLRIRDVTCFNIRLARQKIGAALPLVPFLYQKGSWLSTLIIGAPQTGKTTLLRDLARIISEGIPARYIEAKKTGIVDERSEIAGCIQGVPQNRLGVRVDVLDACPKAEGMMMLIRSMSPEVLIVDEIGRQEDTEALFEAMNAGVAVIATAHSSSLMQLKRRPSFRSLLDQHLFDRYIQLSRKMKAGASGCRLTLYDKAFKPLSAVQEVWQ, encoded by the coding sequence GTGAAAGAAATTATTCCATTTTTGCCTGAGCCATTTCAGAAAGTCATTACATGTATGCCTGTTGAGCAACTTGCCCTGCTGGAGGAGATACGCTGCCGTGCCGGACGTCCGCTTGAGCTGATTGTCTCCGGCAAAGTCTGGCATCCGGATGAAGGTGTATTGCCGGTATTATCATTAACCCAGGCGAAAGAAATGCTGCAGAAAATGGGAAATTATTCATTGTATGCTCTCGATGAAGAACTGAAGAGGGGCTATGTGACGATCAGCGGCGGGCACCGGGTGGGTCTGGCAGGCAGGGTCATCACACAGAATGGACATGTTCTGAGAATCAGGGATGTTACGTGTTTCAATATCAGACTTGCCAGGCAGAAAATCGGAGCAGCACTGCCACTTGTCCCTTTTCTTTATCAGAAGGGAAGCTGGCTCAGCACCTTAATTATCGGTGCTCCGCAGACTGGAAAAACCACATTGCTGCGTGATCTTGCACGGATTATCAGTGAGGGAATACCTGCCAGATACATTGAAGCCAAAAAAACGGGTATTGTTGATGAACGATCAGAAATTGCCGGCTGTATCCAGGGCGTCCCGCAAAATAGATTAGGTGTCCGTGTTGATGTTTTAGATGCCTGTCCGAAAGCAGAGGGTATGATGATGCTGATCAGATCAATGAGCCCGGAGGTACTGATCGTCGATGAAATCGGCAGACAGGAGGATACGGAGGCATTGTTTGAAGCCATGAATGCCGGCGTTGCTGTGATCGCTACAGCACACAGTTCTTCTCTGATGCAGCTGAAAAGAAGACCCTCTTTTCGTTCACTGCTCGATCAGCACCTGTTTGACCGTTATATTCAGCTTTCCAGAAAGATGAAAGCAGGAGCATCCGGTTGCCGCCTGACTCTCTATGATAAGGCTTTTAAACCCTTATCTGCTGTGCAGGAGGTTTGGCAATGA